In the Cucurbita pepo subsp. pepo cultivar mu-cu-16 chromosome LG17, ASM280686v2, whole genome shotgun sequence genome, cttgccttcaggtggtttatctccctcatacttgatccagcaattagtatatcatccacatacaggagtagaaacacataagaatcagtgtatttcttgaggtagcaacactgatccttttcacttctgtggaaaccactcttgctcatgaaggagtcaaacttcttgtaccattgtctcggtgcttgtttcagtccatacaagctcttattgagcttacacaccatgtgctccttgcNNNNNNNNNNNNNNNNNNNNNNNNNNNNNNNNNNNNNNNNNNNNNNNNNNNNNNNNNNNNNNNNNNNNNNNNNNNNNNNNNNNNNNNNNNNNNNNNNNNNNNNNNNNNNNNNNNNNNNNNNNNNNNNNNNNNNNNNNNNNNNNNNNNNNNNNNNNNNNNNNNNNNNNNNNNNNNNNNNNNNNNNNNNNNNNNNNNNNNNNNNNNNNNNNNNNNNNNNNNNNNNNNNNNNNNNNNNNNNNNNNNNNNNNNNNNNNNNNNNNNNNNNNNNNNNNNNNNNNNNNNNNNNNNNNNNNNNNNNNNNNNNNNNNNNNNNNNNNNNNNNNNNNNNNNNNNNNNNNNNNNNNNNNNNNNNNNNNNNNNNNNNNNNNNNNNNNNNNNNNNNNNNNNNNNNNNNNNNNNNNNNNNNNNNNNNNNNNNNNNNNNNNNNNNNNNNNNNNNNNNNNNNNNNNNNNNNNNNNNNNNNNNNNNNNNNNNNNNNNNNNNNNNNNNNNNNNNNNNNNNNNNNNNNNNNNNNNNNNNNNNNNNNNNNNNNNNNNNNNNNNNNNNNNNNNNNNNNNNNNNNNNNNNNNNNNNNNNNNNNNNNNNNNNNNNNNNNNNNNNNNNNNNNNNNNNNNNNNNNNNNNNNNNNNNNNNNNNNNNNNNNNNNNNNNNNNNNNNNNNNNNNNNNNNNNNNNNNNNNNNNNNNNNNNNNNNNNNNNNNNNNNNNNNNNNNNNNNNNNNNNNNNNNNNNNNNNNNNNNNNNNNNNNNNNNNNNNNNNNNNNNNNNNNNNNNNNNNNNNNNNNNNNNNNNNNNNNNNNNNNNNNNNNNNNNNNNNNNNNNNNNNNNNNNNNNNNNNNNNNNNNNNNNNNNNNNNNNNNNNNNNNNNNNNNNNNNNNNNNNNNNNNNNNNNNNNNNNNNNNNNNNNNNNNNNNNNNNNNNNNNNNNNNNNNNNNNNNNNNNNNNNNNNNNNNNNNNNNNNNNNNNNNNNNNNNNNNNNNNNNNNNNNNNNNNNNNNNNNNNATAATTCAATGAACATCTAACTATAATTGgctgtgatttctaaaaaacaataggataaaagaaaatgaagatttaatatatatcttattgATCGGATCTATCTTCACATAAATCTCACATGAATCACAGCCGAGTAAAAAGGCCATTCTCATTTAGTAAATCTGAAGTTGTTTTTCTGTTGCTCTGTTGCTCTATATACCATAAATCTCAcatgataccagttgttaggatcgcacaacaacgcacacgctcgatctagatgatcacaaagaaaaggatagagagaattgcaaggagaactctggctaaaaggatttttttttattgatgactttaggtatgtacaacaagataGAAtaaagagaatagaaagtacatttcaaaCTTCTACCAGACccgatatatatatggtatagtttactatatatagctttaccagatttagccatctactatatatagctatttaccatatataattttacggatatagctttaccatatatagcttactatatatagctttaccaaatataactttaccggatataaccgttgaccaagctataaataagaagcaagctccataacctaacaatttgctaagtatttcttaaaatacttaagtcgtgtgctacttctttttctagtaaaggcaaggcatcTCTCTATGGCGGGTGACGACATGGAaattcgagaccatgacacatgcatagggtagttgtacttattttcttagacttaagTTATATTAGGGTATTTTGATTTAacgttatttatttcatttagacTTTCGTTATgtcatttaaaatatgttttcgAACACCTAAGTCCATGtcagtgttttaagatgaagttttaaatggtTCATTCTGCATATGATTATAGATGATGACGACGGTAACAACTCTAAcaagtagaaatttagggttatTACAAATTGGTGATAGAAAAAGATGATCGTGGTCAACAGTCAACCTACTTTTAACTCCTCCACTATTTTGGCCTATTTTGACTTCCCCAAGTTCAATCTTTGATCCATTTTTAATAGTTTCTTTATTAATGTAAGATcttcttaataaattttgtgacATTGAGAGTAGtcattttgggttttcttcGAGATAGGAATCGACTTGgatgtataattaattttctccaCATGGCTTACACGTACAAGTATGAACCCACTAGTTGGTTTGTACATCTCCTGGGCTCCTTTCTGGTCGGAcaagcatactctgggagctgTTGATGCCAGTCACTAGTTAGAGAGTAGCGACCGTCACAAATGATGATTCCTCTGCCTAGTAGCATACACATTGATACTATTGTGAAGAAATTAGGTACCCtggatgcatgaacacacaataatgcatgaggtctctatatctttccattttaattatcCTCAATACAATCCCACTAgcatattttcatatcataacgtTTTTCACACCATTTCTCATAACTTTCCTACGTATATCGGTGTAtttcatactatttttttgttttttttcatgtaATCATCTATGTAACATATAAGCCATATTATAACATCTTCATGCTTGCAAACATAAAAGCCATatcatgcacatatcatatcacatatcataacagtTACATAATATATTCTTAGCACATCTTCAAAAGATCATAACATcccatatcatatcacaaagTACATCAACTCATCAATATAGCATAACAATCACATCGAATAGCAGTTACATATCAGCCTATGACACGTGCGAAACCATGAGCCCGTGTCATCCTACAACATTCAATTTGTAACTTAACGACGGTAGGGCCACGTGTCATCAAACCATAAGCATcagattttgaatatttatttggtactaaaaaagaaagtaaggAATAAGTTAATAAGATATTGAAAAACTTGTTTTGTACTTGTGTTTGTTGAGAAAGAAAGGTTGAGTTATGAACTAAGATTAATAATCATCCTTAAATACTGTTTAATAACAAATTCTTGAAGTAACCCATTCATATAGATTAACCAATAACTTGGGAATAGAACCATTAATTagaatacaattattagaaGTTTATAAGGAGAGAAGGCATTAGGGCACCCTATAGATTAGAGTAAACCCTATTCCTCTTCTTTGATGGTCACTTTTGAGGATACCCTTTGGCACTTTGGAACCCTCTTTTCCCCTTTATTAGCTGTATGTTGCCCTTCTCTCTGAATCTGATGCTTTTCTTCCCTCTCCCCTCTCTTCCcccttcatttcttttccctttttcaacCTATATTAATTAATACCCTACTCTTTCGATTCCTCTGCTTTATATAATTTCCACCGAAACAAATCAATAACCACGACATAAtgacccaaacccaccactagcagatattgtcctctttcagctttccctttcgagctgtTCCTCaaaatttccacaccctataaagaatacttcgttctcctcctcaactaatgtgagatctcacaattcaccctccttcgagACCCAGTGTCTTTTTAggcactcgttctcttctccaatcaatgtgggcccccccaatccaccccttcaggACCCAGTGTTTTGCTAGCACATctcctcgtgtccaccctttccaagctcagcctccttgctgacacattAACTCATGTTTGTCTCTGGTACCATTAGTAACAACCTTAggttaattagaaaatttagggtcattCCACACTATTAATACCCAAAATCTAATAAagtttaacaaaaattataatatccataccctttatttttttcctatagttaaaatatgctcaaaataaaattatcaaaaattaaatgtaaaaaatgatttgataactattttgaaaacaaaattgtattttttcttataagttttttttttaatgtttttttttttttttttttNATTGTGTATGTTTTTCATTccttaaaaataacaaataaaaaataaaaaatagaaaaatagaaaaatagaaaaataataaagttgtgttaaacatgaaaatgaaaaaaattggaatagTTGTAAAGAATATATTGAGAAAACACTCAAATTCATAGAATTTAATCtgttatttgttattattcaTTTGTCAGCTTTATACAATTCTTTTCCTTCCACTATAAATAACTCCACACGTATTCTTTCTTCATCACCCAATTCCTTCtacattctttttcattcttattctCAATGGCCGGTCAAGTTCCTCGTCCATGGTTCCGTTTGGGCTCTATGACCCGACCAACAACCGCCACAACCACCGCTCCGCCCACCGACCAACCGCGACCTGCTCCCCCTCGGATGCGCCCGCCCTTGATCCGAACCACCTCCTTGACGGAGCTTGCAGAACCCACCACCCCACAGCAATCTGCCAAATCGCCGCCGCAGTTACCTCGCCTAGCCCCACTAACCCCTCAGCCGAAAAAGGAAGCgtcgccaccgccaccgccccCGCCTTTGACCCGACCTGTTGTTACGTCCACCGCAGCGCCAAAACCCAGTAGCCCCAAGGGAAAAAGTCATTCGCTTGGAGGGTCTCCGCCGCGCAATGGCTCGTTTGATAAAGAAAGTAATAAACATCCCACCCCAGCTCCGTCTCCTTCTATTCCCAAGTCTATTCCGGCCGTTCCGTCGCCTTATCAGTCGCCGAAGCCGAAGCCTAAAGCCACCGCTTCGCCCCCGTCGCCGCTTGTTTTACCACCGCCGCAGTTGCAGTTTGTCGCCGAGCCTAGACCTGAGACCATTCCTCAAGAGGTAGGGTTAATTTAACTTCATTGAGATTGGTGTGTTTTGAGATTGGTGTGTTTTTAGCATTGGCAAACTTTTGAAAATCGAGAGTAAAAATAGTAGGTTTAGCccgttgaggattgttgggagagagtaccacgttagctaatttagagaatgatcgtGTGTTTATAAGCCGGGAatatatcttcattgataCGAGGCCTTTtaaaagccatgagagcttatgcccAAAttcgacaatatcataccattatggagagtaaTGATTagtaacatggtatcagagtcatgcccttaacttagtcatgtcaatagaatcttcaaatgtcgaacaaagaagttgtgaaccTCGAgggtatagtcaaaagtgactcaagtgtcgaataaatGGTGTACTTTCTTCGAGtactccagagaaggagtcgagcctcgattaagaggaggtgTTTCTCGACTCCTTCCTgtagtcctcgaacaaagtacaccctttattcgagggctcgagaggaggattgtgGAGTCCCACCTTagctaatttaagaaataatcaagggtttataaataaggaatacatctttaTTGGTACGAGGTGTTTTGGATGCTCAAAGCGAACCATATCTTACCATTATGGAGaatcgtgatttctaacataaTCAATGAACAGGTAGAACGAAAGACGGTTGTTTTTCAAAAAGTGATGGAGAAGCCTTCACCGCCCGATCACGATATCAATAACTACAATTCCCAAGCATCTGGATTTGgcaaaaatgggaagaaacaTGATGACAATCAAGACAAGGGAAATGGAGCCAAGAAACCGTTCGTGTCGTCCGGTGATAAAGACTCGAGCACAAGAGTTATAACAATGGCAGGAGAAAACAGAGGAGCTTCCATGGAAGTAGTTCTCTCAGACAAAAACAACAACAGCCGCCATCTTCAAACAAATCAAAGCGACAAGGAAGAGACCACCAACGATTCTAAAGACAACAAAAGTAACAAGAAATCAACGGCGGGTCGTGGTGCATGGCCAATGAAAGCTTTCTTTAACAGCAATGTTCAAGGGATTAACAATTCAATTCTGATGGACTCCAAATTCACCCACCACGACCCTGGGATTCATCTTGTCTTCTCCAAGATGCCGCCGCCATCTGCCCATCAGGAAGACGGCGGACAATAACCAAGTTGTCTTGTTTCCTTTGATTTGTGTCTCTAAGTTCACTATCATCtgtgtttatttctttaattttatccaTATGTTTCTTTGACAGAATAAAATATGGGAGTTAATTGGGTGTTATAGGGTGAAAATTCTGGTTTGTTAAAGTCTAGAGTAAGgcatatttaataaaatgttattgACTTTTGTTCATGTATCCAACCTATTTTTtcgattaaaataaaatcactaCTCGTATAATATGTCTATTATGTTATTTTCGTAGTCTCTGGAGTGACACAGTCATCCGTACATGGGTGTTTACATTTGCCCGGACAAAAAACATAGCATACCTGgcttgaatattaaaaaaaaaaaaaaaaaaaaaaaaaaaaaaaaaaaaaaaaaaaaaaaaaaaNaaaaaaaaaaaaaaaaaaaaaaaaaaaaactcaataaatAGTCCTACTACTGGGTTCTgaaaatgcaatcacatgtCATCATGGTGGTCTGTGTAGGGTTGGatatgtagtacttctctataCACGGTTTATGTACgcacatggacccactagGGGTTCATATACTTATCCCTAGGTCTGCCTATGAGTTAGCGCATGCTCATGCTTCCAAAAGCCATGGAGGGAAAGAGTGCATATCCTATCATGGTGTATTCGTCTGAATTAATCATATTGGAGAAGTATCTCAATGCTCGTGACgaacaacatgcatgaggtacGTACGTTCAAATCGTGGTACATAATTATGATGCAAATTAtacttctattcttttcatGATATGACATTCTTAAGAGACGTGCATACGTATACTCGACATATCTATCATAGTTAACATATATGGTTTGTTAATGTTTCATAGGCATCGTGTGGACATGCTATCATAAGGTACATGGGTTGAAATATGGAAATACATGTATCATGTAACATTTATATCATGACCTAATTCATATCATAGCATATTCATCGTATATTATATTGTACATAACACAATAGCATCATAAAAATATGGTAGGTACAAATTGCCAAAGGtacatatcattcatatagCACACAAGTCATCCAATTAATCTCTTGGGCGTCCAATAATAAAATCGTTTGGTTGGTTAGTCTAAGCTGAGGAGTCACTGCACGTCTTTAATGGTGCCTTGAATCTACTCCTTGAAATCCAATTTCACCTAAGAATTCTTACAACATCAAGTTAGGACATAATAAGCATCTTGACTTACTCAACAACATCAATTAATTCAACTTTTGACTAACAACATACTTTAAGTTGACTAAAGATAAGCGGTGTAAATTGGGTTAAAGCCACCAAATTTGGTATAGCCGATACGAGCTAATCATAGGAGAATCGGCTCAGCTGAGCCGCAAGTGTGCTACACGTGGATCGCAATTTCGGGTCAACTCGTGGGTCAATAGGTCGAGGCACGAG is a window encoding:
- the LOC111778244 gene encoding proline-rich receptor-like protein kinase PERK8, with translation MAGQVPRPWFRLGSMTRPTTATTTAPPTDQPRPAPPRMRPPLIRTTSLTELAEPTTPQQSAKSPPQLPRLAPLTPQPKKEASPPPPPPPLTRPVVTSTAAPKPSSPKGKSHSLGGSPPRNGSFDKESNKHPTPAPSPSIPKSIPAVPSPYQSPKPKPKATASPPSPLVLPPPQLQFVAEPRPETIPQEVERKTVVFQKVMEKPSPPDHDINNYNSQASGFGKNGKKHDDNQDKGNGAKKPFVSSGDKDSSTRVITMAGENRGASMEVVLSDKNNNSRHLQTNQSDKEETTNDSKDNKSNKKSTAGRGAWPMKAFFNSNVQGINNSILMDSKFTHHDPGIHLVFSKMPPPSAHQEDGGQ